The Thermobifida halotolerans sequence ACCGGGGCGGGGGCGGTGCTGTACGCGGGCGACGACCTGGGCGACCTCGCCGCCTACGACGCGGTGGAGCGGCTGCGGGACCGCGGCGTGGCCGGGTTCAGGCTGTGCAGCGGCTCCACCGAGGTCACCGAACTCGCCAAGCGCGCCGACCTGGTGGTGGCCGGACCTTCGGGGGTGGTGGAGTTCCTGGAGGAGCTGGTGGCGGACCTGGGTGGTTGAGCCGACCGGGTCCCGGATCAGTCGGCGGCGTCGGTCCCGGCGCCGCCGATGCGCTGCCGCCACGGGCCGTCGGCCAGCAGCCAGTGCGGGACGGTCCGCACCGGGAACGGCACGTCCGTGGCGAGGACGTTCTCGCCGAACACCTGCGCGTGCTCGACGTAGCGGTCGCCGTCGAGCCGGAACTCGGCGATGCCGGGCTTGTCGGCGGACGGGTTGACGATCCAGTACGAGGCGATGCCGAACTCGGCGTACTCGCGCAGCCTGGTGTGGTGGTCGCGGAACACGCTCTCGGGCGAGACCACCTCGACCGCGAGCAGCGGCGGCCGGGTGAGGTAGGGCTTCTCGAAGTCCTCGGCGCGGATCACCGCGAGGTCGGGGATGCGGTGGTGGGTGCCCTCGGCGTTGAGGTTGAGCCCCGGCCCGGTCAGCACCATGAAATCGTCGGGCGCGTTCACGCCCAGGTGGACCATCAGCCGCGACTCGATGAGTGTGTGAACGGAGAGCGGTGCGGGCGACACGTCAAGCCGCCCCTCGACCAGTTCGTACCTGCGGCCGTCGTCGGGCATCCGCCGCAGGTCCTCCACGGTCAGCGGCCGGTGCGGGGTGTGTGTCTCGCCAGCGCTCATGAGTGTCATCGTGCCTCCCATCACTCACGGAAGCCAGTATGGCGACGGAGGGTGACGGCGGAGGTGCTTTTCCGGAATCTGTGGACAACTTCCCTCCGGCGCCGGGGCCGTGCCGCACCCGGCGCCGGAGGGAGGCGGTCAGTCCAGCGCCCGCAACTGGTCCAGGAACCAGCGCTGCGGGGGCAGCGCCGAGGCGGCCTCCGCCAGGCGCTCGGTGCGCCGCCTGCGCTCTGTGTCGTCCATGGTCAGCGCCCGGTGCAGGGCGTCGGCGGTCTCACTCACGTCGTAGGGGTTGACCAGCAGCGCGTCGCGGCCCAGCTCGTCGGCGGCGCCCGCCTCGGTGGACAGCACCAGCGCCACCCCGTCCAGCGACAGCACCGGCCCCTCCTTGGCGACCAGGTTCATGCCGTCGCGGATGGGGTTGACCAGCAGCACGTCGGCGATCTGGTAGGACGCCAGGGAGCGCGGGTAGTCGTCGTTGACCTCCAGCACCACCGGTGTCCAGTCGTCGGTGCCGAACTCGGCGTTGACCGCCTCGGCGGTCGCGCGCACCGACTCGGTGTAGGCGCGGTACTCCGCCACACCGCCCCGGCTGGGGTAGGCGAACGCCAGGTGGGTGGCGCGTCCGCGCCACTCGGGCCGTTCGCGCAGCAGCTCGCCGAAGGCCTCCAGCCCGCGCACGATGTTCTTGGACAGCTCGGTGCGGTCCACCCGCACGACCAGCTTGCGGTCGCCGACGCGCTCGCGCAGTCGGGTCCGCCACCGCGCCACGTCGTCGGCCGCGGCCCGCTCGCGCATTCCCTCGGCGTCCGCGCCCAGGCCGTGCACCCCGACCCGCACGATCCGGCCGCCGTGGTCGACGGTGCGGGTGCCCCAGTTCACCGGGGCGCGCAGGAAGACCTCGCAGCACCGCAGGAACGCGTCGGCCCAGCGCACGCTGAGGAAGCCCAGGTAGTCGGCGCCGAGCATGCCCTCCAGGAGTTCCCGGCCGATCCCGGCGGGCAGCATCCGGAAGTACTCCGGCGGGGCCCACGGGGTGTGCGAGAAGTGCGTGATGCGCAGGTCCGGACGGCGCACCCGCAGCATCTGCGGCACCAGAGCCAGGTGGTAGTCCTGCACGGCCACCTTCGCCCCCTCGTCGGCGCCGGTCAGCAGCGCTTCGGCGAAGGCGGAGTTGTAGGCCCGGTAGTCCGCCCACTCGGCGCGGAACCGCGCGCCGAACGCCGGCTTGTTGGGGGTGTCGTAGAGCATGTGGTGAACAAACCAGAGTGTGGAGTTCGCCACAGAGTTGTAGGCGTTGCCAAAGGTTTCGGCGGGAATGTCCAGCATGCGTACGCTGGCCCCGCCGACGTCGTATCCGGCCTTGTCCAGTCGGCCCTCGGGCGCGGCCGCGGCGGCCTTGCGGTCGGCGTCGGACAGTGCCGCGCACACCCACAGCGTGTCGATCTCGGCGGCCACCGAACTCAGCCCGGAGACCAGGCCGCCACCGCCGCGCCGGGACTTGACGGCGCCGTCGTCTCCGATCGAGAAGGACACTGGTCCCCTGTTGGAAGCGACGAGGATCTGTGCCTTGTCCACCTGTTGGTCCACCTCTCAGCGGTTGGAGTCCGATGCCCCATTTGACTACACGGCCCAAGAGCCGGGGGGAGGCGGGTCGTGTCACACGTTCTGGTTAGTCTCGCCGGTCGGAGTGCCGTGCAAACCAGTCCGGCGACCTGCTGTCGGCCACGTCCACGTGACCGGGGAAGCGGCGAAGACGAACTACCCCGGATGGAAATACCGACACGTTGTCCGTTAAAGTGACCGACAGGTCTCGGTGCGGAACCGAGCGCACAACTTCAGATTGCTCATCCAGAGGGGTGGAGGGACACGGCCCTGCGAAGCCCCGGCAACCATCTCGGTGCACGTTTCGTCAGGTGCGAGGCGGCCGAGACAGGTGCCAACTCCGTCCCGTCGCCAGGGTGGCGCGGGGAAGATGAGGGGAGAACGCCTCATGGCGCTGACCGCCACGGAATCCGCCACGTCCGTCACCGACTCCTTCGGCTCCGCTGTCGCGCTGTCCTGTCGCGAGTGCGGCGCCCGCTACGACCTCGGTCCCGTCTTCGCCTGCATCGAGTGTTTCGGTCCGCTGGAAGTGGCCTACGACTTCGGCCGGATCACCCGCGAGTCCATCGCCCGGGGGCCGAACAACATCTGGCGCTACAAGGCACTCCTGCCGGTCCCGGCCGACGTCGAGGACCTGCCGAACATGAACCCCGGCCAGACCCCGCTGGTCAGGGCCGACCGGCTCGCCGCCGAACTGGGGCTGCGCTCCCTGTACGTCAAGGACGACTCCGGCAACCCCACGCACTCCTTCAAGGACCGCGTCGTGGCGATGGCCGTCGAGGCCGCCCGTACCTTCGGCTTTACCACCCTGTCCTGCTCCTCCACCGGCAACCTCGCCGGAGCGGTCGGTGCCGCCGCCGCCCGGGCCGGGTTCCGGTCGTGTGTGTTCATCCCGGCCGGTCTGGAGGAGGGCAAGGTCGTCATGGCGGCCGTCTACGGCGGCCAACTGGTCGCGATCGACGGCACCTACGACGACGTCAACCGGTTCTGCTCCGAACTCATCGGCGACCCGGCCGGTGAGGACTGGGGGTTCGTCAACGTCAACCTGCGCCCCTACTACGCCGAGGGCTCCAAGACGCTCGCCTACGAGATCGCCGAGCAGTTGGGGTGGCGCGTTCCCGACCAGATCATCATCCCCATCGCTTCCGGCTCCCAGCTCACCAAGATCGACAAGGGGTTCCAGGAGCTGATCAAGCTCGGGCTGGTCGAGGACAGGCCGTACCGGGTCTTCGGCGCGCAGGCCACCGGCTGCTCCCCCGTGGCCCGCGCCTGGGAGAACGGCCACGACGTCATCCAGCCGGTCCGGCCCGACACCATCGCCAAGTCGCTGGCGATCGGCAACCCGGCGGACGGGCCGTACGTGCTCGACATCTGCCGTCGCA is a genomic window containing:
- a CDS encoding Uma2 family endonuclease yields the protein MTLMSAGETHTPHRPLTVEDLRRMPDDGRRYELVEGRLDVSPAPLSVHTLIESRLMVHLGVNAPDDFMVLTGPGLNLNAEGTHHRIPDLAVIRAEDFEKPYLTRPPLLAVEVVSPESVFRDHHTRLREYAEFGIASYWIVNPSADKPGIAEFRLDGDRYVEHAQVFGENVLATDVPFPVRTVPHWLLADGPWRQRIGGAGTDAAD
- a CDS encoding alpha,alpha-trehalose-phosphate synthase (UDP-forming); this encodes MDKAQILVASNRGPVSFSIGDDGAVKSRRGGGGLVSGLSSVAAEIDTLWVCAALSDADRKAAAAAPEGRLDKAGYDVGGASVRMLDIPAETFGNAYNSVANSTLWFVHHMLYDTPNKPAFGARFRAEWADYRAYNSAFAEALLTGADEGAKVAVQDYHLALVPQMLRVRRPDLRITHFSHTPWAPPEYFRMLPAGIGRELLEGMLGADYLGFLSVRWADAFLRCCEVFLRAPVNWGTRTVDHGGRIVRVGVHGLGADAEGMRERAAADDVARWRTRLRERVGDRKLVVRVDRTELSKNIVRGLEAFGELLRERPEWRGRATHLAFAYPSRGGVAEYRAYTESVRATAEAVNAEFGTDDWTPVVLEVNDDYPRSLASYQIADVLLVNPIRDGMNLVAKEGPVLSLDGVALVLSTEAGAADELGRDALLVNPYDVSETADALHRALTMDDTERRRRTERLAEAASALPPQRWFLDQLRALD
- the thrC gene encoding threonine synthase — protein: MALTATESATSVTDSFGSAVALSCRECGARYDLGPVFACIECFGPLEVAYDFGRITRESIARGPNNIWRYKALLPVPADVEDLPNMNPGQTPLVRADRLAAELGLRSLYVKDDSGNPTHSFKDRVVAMAVEAARTFGFTTLSCSSTGNLAGAVGAAAARAGFRSCVFIPAGLEEGKVVMAAVYGGQLVAIDGTYDDVNRFCSELIGDPAGEDWGFVNVNLRPYYAEGSKTLAYEIAEQLGWRVPDQIIIPIASGSQLTKIDKGFQELIKLGLVEDRPYRVFGAQATGCSPVARAWENGHDVIQPVRPDTIAKSLAIGNPADGPYVLDICRRTGGAVEHVSDSEIVDSIRLLARTEGVFAETAGGVTTGVLRKLLADGVLDPEAETVVLNTGDGLKTLNAVSGTGVTATIKPSLGAFKEAGLL